Below is a genomic region from Clostridiales bacterium.
AATCGAAAAATGAGCAAATCACTTCATATCTGGTTACTTATCTTTTGCCATTTATGGGATTTAACCTGAATAATGCGGAAGATGACATCGCCTTGCTTATTATTTTTATCATTATCGGCGTCTTATATATCAAAGCGGATTTAATATACATCAATCCTGTGCTGATGATCTTGGGCTATAATATATACGATGTTGTCTTTAAGAATGGACGCAGAAGGATATTAATTTCAAAAAGAAAACTGAATGATTTAAGGGTTATCGGCAAAATTGAGTACTATGAACTGCTGGACAGAACGATAATCATCGAAAAAATGGTTAGGGGGATTTAAAGATGAAAAGCATTTGTACGGAAGCAAAATGCTATATCAATAAAGAACAATCTGTTGAGATATACTTTGTTAACCCGGATAACAAGTCTTCAGATGATAATGATTATATTGTCGCAAAACTGAATATTGATGATGCCGTTATAAATGCTGCGAAGTCAGTGGTGGCTGATTTTTTCGATAATATAAAGGACAGGCAGAAGATACCTGTAGAGAATTTGGAAAGTGAGGATGAACAATATGTCCTGACTATGCCTGCCGACGAGGTAGATAGCTTGAGCAATGTTATCCAGTTGATAAAGGAAGAAAAATATAAAACTTTCGATCCACATAATTGCAGTGAATTTTTAAACAGGCTCAAATATTATATAATTTACATAACCATAAACGGCAAAGGCTGTTTTCTGATGAGGAGATATACAAAGAGCAGACTCATTACTCCAAAAAAATTATATTTATTTTTTAAGGAGGATTCTTTTACGCATCTGGAAAATGGAAATATTTTTGCACTGGATAACAGCATCGATGCTTTCGTATTAAATGGGACAATCTATATAGTTAATGAGAAACAGTTTTCATTGGCGACTGGGTATTATAAGAAGGAAAGGATGAAAGCAAAAGAAACGCTGAACGAAATAGAGAAAATCGGAATAATATCTGATTTTCAGAGCTTAAAGGAACACTGCATGGATAGAATTTCATATATTAAAAAATTGAGCAAAGTCAACGAAGAAACTTTGAGGCTTATTAACTTCAACAATATCATTGCCCTTAAGGAAAAGAGAGGGGCGGATTTCATAGTCGATAAAAAGTCCCACAGGATATCCTTTGAAAATGTACAGCAATTGAGGAACATTATTGACCTGGTGCTTGACAATTATGTTTTATCGGAGGTCACCAATACTCCATATATATCGGTGAATAAGCGCCATTATAGGAAAGCATGAGGTAGAACTTCCGATGCATGAATTTCCAAATGGATTGTTCCTTTATTCTTCAATTCGCAATATGAGTTTATGTTATTTTGAACACTCATTCGGCAGATTCAAGTTTTGTAAGTTCTAAGGCAAGCAGCCTTGATAATCCAAGAACTTTTGAAACTCGCCTTGCTCAAACATTCAAAAGCTCTAAGGATTCTTTGCGGTAGCAAATCCAAGAACTTATCAAAACTTTCATAATACTCATTCGTCGCTCACAATAACATAATCCTATTTATGCCTGATTTCATATTGCGAATCGAAGCTCCTTTATTTATGATTTGCATAGGAGTTATCCATTTTTATAGCCATGAACACAAAGTAGCCGTTAACTTCATATAACCTAACGCCGCCGAAAATGGCCTTAAATTTGTTAAAATACCACTGCTTTCGCTTTGTTACCATATACATTCTTCCTCCAAGCTTGAGGCGGTTAAATCCTTTTTCTATAAATCTTTTCGGAACGGAAAAATCAGCATGATACGGCGGGTTGGAAAGAATCACCGTAAAATCGTTATCGTCCATCCCGCTCAGCGCATCGCTTTCATAAACAGATATGCCCTTGACGCCGTTCAATATTG
It encodes:
- a CDS encoding DUF4868 domain-containing protein: MKSICTEAKCYINKEQSVEIYFVNPDNKSSDDNDYIVAKLNIDDAVINAAKSVVADFFDNIKDRQKIPVENLESEDEQYVLTMPADEVDSLSNVIQLIKEEKYKTFDPHNCSEFLNRLKYYIIYITINGKGCFLMRRYTKSRLITPKKLYLFFKEDSFTHLENGNIFALDNSIDAFVLNGTIYIVNEKQFSLATGYYKKERMKAKETLNEIEKIGIISDFQSLKEHCMDRISYIKKLSKVNEETLRLINFNNIIALKEKRGADFIVDKKSHRISFENVQQLRNIIDLVLDNYVLSEVTNTPYISVNKRHYRKA
- a CDS encoding methyltransferase — translated: MIKTNMAGVDLIFETSDTLFSPKKIDAGTLAMLSKAEFKPDDKVLDLGCGYGVVGIFAAKLIGPEHVVMSDIAEDAVSISRKNAILNGVKGISVYESDALSGMDDNDFTVILSNPPYHADFSVPKRFIEKGFNRLKLGGRMYMVTKRKQWYFNKFKAIFGGVRLYEVNGYFVFMAIKMDNSYANHK